gtctctgctcagcgactctgcgctgtcgtgtgtcgtgaaggccgccttggagaacgcttacccgaagatcagaggccgaatgcccgtgactgctgaagtgctccccaacaggaagagaacagtcttgcctggtgattgtcgggcggtgttcattcatccgttgtcgtagcgtctgcatggtttccccaatgtaccatgccccgggacatcctttcctgcagcgtatcaggtagacaatgttgataacaccattcaccaggtacatggtacatactcttgcaacttggccacgtctgcctgatacgctgcaggaaaggatgtcccaaggcatggtacattggggaaaccatgtagacactacgacaacggatgaatgaacaccgcttgacaatcaccaggcaagagtgttctcttcctgttggggagcacttcagcgatcacgggcatttggcctctgatcttcgggtaaacgttctccaaggcggccttcacgacatgacagcgcagagtcgctgagcagagactgatagccaagttccgcacacatgaggacggcctcaaccgggatcttgggttcatgtcacactatctgtaacccccatgacttgcctggacttgcaaaatctcactagttgtcctggctggagacaatacacatctctttaacctgtgcttaatactctctccactcgcattgtctgtacctttaagacttgattagctgtaaagactcgcattccaatcagtattctgtaaattgagtttgtgtctctgtatgccctgtttgtgagcagatctcccactccacctgacgaaggggcagcgctccgaaagctagtggcgtttgctaccaaataaacctgttggactttaacctggtgttgttggagttCCCACAAtgagcagggctggaaaatcccgacctTTGTCTCAGTTGTTATTATACTCAGCCTTGAATCAGAAGgccttggattcaaattccacttgAGATTTAAGCACATAATCTAGCCTTCCGTGTTGACCTGTTGAAGATGTTGCTTTACGGTTGAGATTAAGCTGGGAACCCATATGATTGCTTGTGTTAATGTCAAAGATCCTATGGTACTAATCCAAGAAGAGCAGCAAGTTCGCAATTTCCTGGCCAATGTTCATCCCTAAACCGATATCACAAATGCAGGTTATTTGGTCATtacctcattgttgtttgtgggacttgCATTATGCAAATTGGTTGCACTTCAgaaaatcataaaaaccctacagtgcagaaggaggccatttggcccattgagtctgcacaaacagcaatcccaccctatccccacaacccacatatttaccccgctactccctctaacctacgcatccagggatactaaggggcaatttagcatgaccaatgcacctaacccgcaggaAATGTTTCTctaatattttgcatctgtgacAGTTTGAGTGACAATGTGCTGTATGTTTTACAGGTTCAAGTTCGAGCAAAGGATTTTTTCAATTATTTATGTCACCTTCGTCTGACACAAGCAGGAAAAGACAACAGTGCGCCAGATCAGGTCAACGCAGTTGCTGAGCATTCAAGAGACTTGCATGGTCCACAAGAAAGTCTCAGCAGTGTGAACTCCAACACCTGTGACATAAACGGTAGCAATTCGGACAAGGGCAGAGATCTGACAGCTAATATACTCGTCGTCAGTCACGGTGGATTTATGCTACAGTGGATTAGGCATTTTGTAGAGGATTTGAAATGTCCTTTACCGCCATCCTTTGACCAGTCCAAAGCTTTTCCTGTCAGTCCGAATGCAGGAATAAGCAGGTTTGTCATTACTTTAGATCCGGTAGCAAGCTCATCTCCTCAGATAGCCTGTGATTATCTATATAAGTGCAGCCACCTTGATGACATAGGTGTTGAACAGGATGTTATGTCAGTCTGAACCCATAGTGATAAATTATTCTTCGTCAGGCATGTTAGCTGTAAGAGTATTTAGTTGCCAGTATACAGATTTGATTGCTAAAATCAGTCTCTGATTAAAACCTGTGATTACAAGCTTCagaacaaaagtaaaatactgaaaattaaaaacagaaaatgctggaaatactcagcaggtcaggcagcgtctggaGGGAGAaacaattaatgtttcaggtcgttttttttttaaccacaacTACAAAAGGTGGATGTTACAGATTTTGAACAAGTGCGGGGAAAGGAAAGGGGGTGCAGCAAAGAACACAATGGAAGGTCTGTGGAAAGGTacaaggcaggagagattaaatgaggctgtataagactctggtcagaccccatttggagtattgtgagcagttttgggccccatatctaaggaagaatgtgctggccttgggaaaagtccagaggacgttcacaagaatgatccctggactgaagagcttgttgtatgaggaacggttgaggactctgggtctgttcttgttggagtttagaaggatgagggggaatcttattgaaacttacagatactgcaaggcttggatagagtggacgtggaaaggatatttccactagtaggaaaaactggaaccagagggcacaacctcaggctaaagggatgatcctttaaaacagatgagaaggaatttcttcagccagtgaatctgtggaactctttgccgcagaaggctgtggaggccaggtcattgagtgcctttaagacagagatagataggttcttcattaataaggagatcaggggttatgggggaaaaagcaggagaatggggatgagaaaaatatcagccatgattgaatggtggagcagactcgatgggccgagtggcctaattctgctcctatgtcttatggtctaaatgtcAAAAGCGTTGATTGTGcaagagaaaaggagatggtATGGGCcaggtaaagaaacaaaagatggatcTAGGGGTGGCATAGGTGAGAGAAGCAGAATCATCAACAGCTGCCAAGTGGGAAAACACAACTAGCATTTTTAACTCTTTCTAGTACTGACAAAAGATCATCAACCTAAAACGTTAAGTTTCCCTTTCTCCATGAATGCTGCCTGACCCTGCTTAGTATTTCCAACACTCTCGTTTTTAATCTctttttcaaatttcaccatggtaTATTAAAATAGTGCAGAGAAACTTTTTATTTATTGTAGGAAACTGCCTTTTAATATTTCCTTCCATGTGGCATAGAGCAAAAGATTATCCATCTCTTTAATGGGTGTGAATGGTGCTTTAGTTTCCTTACTGAGAGAAGGCATTCTATAATTTATTGCTTGAATCCGTGGTTACTGATTGACTCTGTGACAAATTCCTCACAACAGGAGTTATTTGGTGCAAACATATTGTAACTATTGAGCAGCATTTTAAAAACTAGTCGGGTATAATGAGACTTGTAACCAGTGACATTACAAAGCGTATTATTAAAAGATTTTAAGCACCTTGAAAATGGTTGTCACCACTGCTTGAAAACCTAAAGGTGCAGCTGCATGGAAGTGTGCACCTTTTGCATGTTGATGTGAAGAAAATACAATTGTTATACCTGTAAATTTGATTGAACTgagataaattaaacaaaacttCATTGGATAACTGTGTGCTACAGTAGAGATGAGAATAAAATCCCATGCTGTGACTTGATTGTTTTTCTTTAACGTTTTACTGAGTAAGTTATGCTTCTAACAGTTAACCTGGTGCAGTGCTTCTGCAGCTCACAGAGCTGGGACCTGTGTCCTCATCGAGAAGTGAGCTAATGCTGTCGGTGAGGATTTAAATTAATTTGGCAAGGCTGGGTGTCAGGATGGATCATTAACAAGAAGAAGCCAGGTGCACAGAGAACTGAGAGAGCTCAATTGCACTAGGATAAGGAGTTGTTCAGCAATAGTAGGGGTCAAACAGGTCAAATGCTAGGGAGCAGAAGATGGGTTTGGAATACATGTGTGTAACTGCATGTGGTTGGTAAGTAAGGATATCTTTTTTGGAAAGACAGTTgattctcaatgggccaaatggcctcctcatgcactgtagaggttctatgaatCCCCAACTTGATGTGGTGGAAAGGTTTGCAAGGTCTGATGCTCCCTTTGTTCTAGGTGATCACATATTTCAGCATTGGTTTTATCAAACCAGTCATGATGACGACGATACTGGAACCCAATTTTCTGGGTACAGGAGTTTAGTGCAACTGAGATTTTCAAAGCTTCCAAATTTCTCCTCAGACCAAGACTCCATCCACAGATTTGTAAAGAGAAAGAACTCCCCAAACCACCACCGCCCCACATCCCCTTTCTTGAACAATCTTCAAGAAGGGAGTTGAATTATGCTGTGCAAACCATCGTGTGATTTCCCTTTTCTCCATAACAGGGAAAATCCTGATTTGTATTCTGTTAAATTGTCTACTTCCTGCGGCTGAGGAACTCCTCTCAAAGACACAGTGTAGCTTTAGACCTTCCAGCGAACCCTCTGATCCAGTCTCTGTTGCCAGACAAATCCAAGAAAAATGCCAGAAGAACAGTACCAGGAACTCGTCCACTGAATCAAAGCATTTGCCTGTTAATTGTGAAGCTCTGTAGATTGGGAATCCAAATGTTTGGAGCACAGCAAACTTCCCAATCCTGCAATTACTTCACcattatacaattgcaacaaccttGAGTGGAAGATCGAAAAGAGATGCTTTCAAAGTGTGGACTGGAGTTGAGCAAGGCAGTTTGAAAGCTCCcatactatttacaatctacctgaCGCTAGCTACTCACCTCATCAAAGATCAGTTGTCCTCTGGTGTCAGTattgaatgctgtttagatagaaAACTCTTTAATCTCAGTCACCTCCATGCCAAAACTAAACCGGCCATCTTAGACATGCATGATCTACAGTTTGCA
This region of Mustelus asterias chromosome 19, sMusAst1.hap1.1, whole genome shotgun sequence genomic DNA includes:
- the tigara gene encoding putative fructose-2,6-bisphosphatase TIGAR A, which translates into the protein MLFCGRAGCWGSMKFGVTLVRHGETRYNKAKVLQGQGVDEPLSEFGFKQAKAAGQALREIRFSHVFSSDLQRAKQTASAIVLENSCGHKLEIVSDTRLRERKYGIAEGKPLSELRALAKAAGQKCPYFTPPGAETVDDVQVRAKDFFNYLCHLRLTQAGKDNSAPDQVNAVAEHSRDLHGPQESLSSVNSNTCDINGSNSDKGRDLTANILVVSHGGFMLQWIRHFVEDLKCPLPPSFDQSKAFPVSPNAGISRFVITLDPVASSSPQIACDYLYKCSHLDDIGVEQDVMSV